The Streptomyces sp. NBC_00454 DNA segment TCGCGGGCGTGACGGACGGCACAGCGGGAACCTCCCTGCCCGAAGCCGTACGGGCCTTCGCGCACGGAGCCCTGATAGGCGCCCGGGGCAACTCCGGGACGATCCTCGCGCAGCTGCTGCGCGGAGTGGCCGACGTACTCGCGGACGAGCCCGCCGGGCGCGGGCCCGCGCGGCTGCTGGCCCAGGCGCTGACCCGGGCCGCCGAGGAGGCGTACCAGGCCGTCGCGCACCCGGTGGAGGGCACCATGCTCACCGTCGCCACCGCCGCCGCGAAGGCCGCCGCGGTCGCCGAGGCGGCCGCCGGTTCCGCCGCCGACGTGGCCGCGGCCGCCTACGACGGGGCCCGCGCCGCCCTCGCCGAGACCCCGGGACAGCTGGCCGCGCTGGGCCGGGCCGGGGTGGTCGACGCCGGGGGCTGCGGACTGGTCGCCGTACTCGGAGCCCTCTGGCAGGCCCTGTCCGGGCAGGAGCCGGCCGACGAGCCGGTACGCGGCCGGGCCGTACCCGTACCGCGGCCGCCGGAACCCTGCGCGGAGGACCTGGGCGGACCCGCGTACGAGGTGCTCTACCTGCTGGAGGCCGCCGAGGCGCGGGTCGCGGAGCTGCGCACCCGGCTCGACGGACTCGGCGACTCCCTCGTCGTGGTCGGCGGCGACGGGCTGTGGAACGTCCACGTCCACGTCGACGACCCCGGCGCGGCCGTGGAGGCCGGAGTGGTCGCCGGACGGCCCTACCGGATCCGCATCACGCACTTCGGCGACGAGCGGCGCCGGACCCGCGGCGAGCGCGCCCAGCGGGCCGTCGTAGCCGTGGTCCAGGGCGAGGGGCTGGCCGGACTGTGCGGGGAGGCCGGGGCCACCACCGTGCTCGCACGGCCCGACGGACCCCCGGCCGTCGCCGAACTGGTGGCGGCCGTCCGCCGGGCGCACGCCCGCGAGATCGTGCTCCTGCCCAACTCCGCCGAACTGCGGGCCGTCGCCGCCGCGGCCGCCGAACAGGCCCGCGCCGACGGCGTACGCGTCGCCGTGATCCCCACCCGCTCCGAGGTCCAGGGCCTGGCCGCGCTCGCCGTCCACGACCCCGAGGGCACCTTCGACGAGGACGTGGTCGCCATGACCGCGGCCGCCGGCGCCACCCGCTACGGCGAACTCGCCGTGGCCGAACGGCAGTCCTTCACCTCCGCCGGCATCTGCCAGGCCGGCGACGTGCTCGGCCTCATCGACGGGGACGTGGCCGTCATCGGCCCGGACCTGCCCGAGACCGCCGAGGCCGTCCTGGCCCGGATGCTCGGCTCCGGCGGCGAACTCGTCACCCTGGTCCTGGGACCCGAAGTGCCGGACACGCTGGCCGCGCGCCTGGAGGCGTACGTCCAGCAGTCCCATCTGGCGGTCGACACCGTGACCTACCGGGGCGGCCGCGGGTCGGCGCCGCTGCTCATCGGGGTGGAATAGCCGGGTTGTCGGAGCCATGGTGTGCAATGGAACACGTGCCCGCGCTCGACGAAGACCTCAAGAAGACCCTCGGCCCCGCCACCGCGAAGGTGCTCGCCGAGCAGCTCGGCCTGCACACGGCCCTGGACCTGCTCCACCACTACCCACGGCGCTACGCCGAGCGCGGCGAGCTGACCTCGCTGGCCGAGCTCGCCGACCAGATCGACGAGCACGTCACCGTGGTCGCGCAGGTCGCCGACGCCCGCCTGCTGACCTACCAGGGCAGCCGCGGCGGCGGCAAACGCCTCGAAGTCACCATCACCGACGGCAGCGGCCGGCTCCAGCTCGTCTTCTTCGGCTCGGGCGTCCACAAACCGCACAAGGAACTGCTGCCCGGCAGCCGGGCGATGTTCGCGGGCAAGGTCGGGATGTTCAACCGCAAGCTCCAGCTCTCCCACCCGGCGTACGAACCCCTCGGCGCGGAAGCCGGAGAGACCGATGCGGCGGCCGCCTTCGCCAACCAGCTGATCCCCATCTACCCCGCCTGCAAGCAGATGGAGTCCTGGAAGATCGCCAAATGCGTGGACGCGGTCCTGCCGAGCGTCCAGGAGGCCGTGGACCCGCTGCCGCCCGTGCTGCGCGAGGGCCGCGGGCTGGTCCCGCTCACCGAAGCCCTGCTCAAGATCCACCGCCCGGCCACCAAGGCCGACATCGAAGACGCCCGCGCGCGCCTCAAGTGGGACGAGGCCTTCGTCCTCCAGGTGGCCCTCGCCCGCCGCAGGCACGCCGACTCCCAGCTCCCCGCCGTCCCGCGCCGCCCCACCCCCGGCGGCCTCCTCGACTCCTTCGACGCCAAGCTCCCCTTCACCCTCACCGAAGGCCAGGAGACCGTCTCGAAGGAGATCTTCGACGACCTCGCCACCGACCACCCCATGCACCGGCTCCTCCAGGGAGAGGTGGGCTCGGGCAAGGCTCAGCCGCTCGACGCCCAGGTTCTGACACCCATGGGTTTCCGGCCGATGGGCGACATCGAGGTCGGGGACGAGGTGGTTGTGCCGACCGGCGAGATCGCCGTCGTGGGAGGCGTCTTCCCACAGGGAGAGCGCGAGGTGTGGCGGGTGATGCTCTCGGACGGAAGCGCGGTCGAGTGCGACGACGAACACCTGTGGATCGTCGGCACCAGCTGTGGATGGCACCGGGGCCAGGAACCCAAGGTCATGACCACGAGGGAGATCCGGTCGGACCTGCACAAGGCCAATGGATCTTCCAAGTGGTACCTGCCGGTAGCCGTACCCGTGGACCTCGCGAGCGGTCACGGCCAACCACTTGATCCCTACCTGATGGGTGTACTCATCGGTGACGGGTCGTTCCGGCACAACCTGCGGCTGTCCACCGCTGACGCGGAGATCCTGGCCGCGGTCGAGGCCGAGGTGGCCCCGGACTGCGAGATGGCCCCTGTTCCCGGATCCCGGTTCGACTACACGATCCGGATGAGTGGGCCGAGGGGCGGCACTCGACGGAATCCCGTCATCCAAGCGGTTCGTGACCTGGGGCTGTGGGGTGCGACCTCGCACGACAAGTTCGTCCCGGACGTCTACAAGAACGCACCGGTCAAGGACCGGCTGGCGGTCCTTCAAGGGCTCATGGACACGGACGGGACGCTTCAAGCGAACGGAATGAGCATTTCGTTCTGCTCTGTCTCGCTCCGGTTGGCGCAGGACGTGGCCTGGCTTGTGCGCTCTCTCGGCGGACGCGCCCGCGTGCTGCCCACGAAATCGGCCTTCAACGTCTCCGTCGCTTTGCCCGAGGAGTTCGAGCCGTTCAGGCTGTCGCGCAAGTCGGCGCGAATGCGGCCGAGGCCGAAGTACAACACCTTCCGGCGGGGTATTCGGGCAGTGGAACACGTCGGGGCCAAGCCAGTCCAGTGCATCAGTATCGAGCACCCGAGCCACGCCTATGTGACCGACAACTTCACCGTCACGCACAACACGATGGTCGCGCTGCGGGCCATGCTCGCCGTCGTGGACAGCGGCGGGCAGGCCGCGATGCTCGCGCCCACCGAGGTGCTCGCACAGCAGCACCACCGGTCCATCACCGAGATGATGGGCGAACTCGCCGAAGGCGGCATGCTCGGCGGGTTCGACCAGGGGACCAAGGTGGTGCTGCTCACCGGGTCGATGGGAGTGCCCGCACGGCGCCGGGCCCTGCTCGACCTGGTCACCGGCGAGGCCGGGATCGTCATCGGCACCCACGCCCTCATCGAGGACAAGGTCAAGTTCCACGACCTCGGCCTGGTCGTCGTCGACGAGCAGCACCGCTTCGGCGTGGAGCAGCGCGACGCACTGCGCTCCAAGGGCAAGCAGCCCCCGCACCTGCTCGTCATGACCGCGACTCCGATCCCGCGCACGGTGGCCATGACCGTCTTCGGCGATCTGGAGACCTCCGTCCTGGACCAGCTGCCGGCCGGACGTTCCCCGATCGCCACCCACGTGGTGCCCGCCAAGGACAAGCCGCACTTCCTGGCCCGCGCCTGGGAGCGGGTCCGCGAGGAAGTCGAGAACGGGCACCAGGCGTACGTGGTCTGCCCGCGCATCGGAGACTCCGACGACCCGGAGGAGAACGGCGGCAAGGCGGTCAAGGCCGCCGCGAAGAAGAAGGCCGCCGCGGAGAAGGCCGCCGCGGCGGAAGACGCCGACAAGCGGCCCCCGCTGGCCGTCCTGGAGATCGCCGAACAGCTCGCGAAGGGCCCCCTGGCCGGTCTGGCCGTGGAGGTGCTGCACGGGCGGATGGATCCCGCCGACAAGGACGCCGTCATGCGCCGCTTCACCGCGGGCGAGGTCAAGGTCCTCGTCGCCACCACCGTCATCGAGGTCGGGGTCAACGTCCCCAACTCCACCGTCATGGTGATCATGGACGCGGACCGCTTCGGCGTCTCCCAGCTCCACCAGCTGCGCGGCCGCGTCGGCCGCGGCTCCGCACCCGGACTGTGCCTGCTGGTCAGCGAGATGCACGAGGCCAGCCCCGCCCGCGCCCGGCTCGCCGCCGTCGCCGCCACCCTCGACGGCTTCGAGCTCTCCCGCATCGACCTGGAGCAGCGCCGCGAGGGCGACGTACTGGGCCAGGCCCAGTCCGGGGTCCGCTCCTCCCTGCGCATGCTCGCGGTCATCGAGGACGAGGAGGTCATCACCCAGGCCCGCGAGGAGGCCACCCGCGTGGTCGCCGCCGATCCGGAGCTCGCGGGACTGCCGGGCCTGAAGACCGCCCTGGACGCCCTCCTGGACACCGAACGGGAGCAGTACCTGGAGAAGGGGTGAGCGGCACGACCTATCGTTGAAGCCCTGTACCTCCTCTGCTCGCCCCCACCGAAGGACCCCAGATGACCCGCGTGATCGCCGGAAGCGCAGGCGGGCGACGCCTCGTCGTACCGCCCGGCACCGGCACCCGCCCGACCTCGGACCGGATGCGCGAAGGCCTCTTCTCCACGTGGGAGTCGCTGCACGGCATCGAGGGGGCCCGGGTGCTCGACCTCTACGCGGGCTCCGGCGCCGTCGGTCTGGAGGCGCTCTCCCGCGGTGCGGGGCACGCACTGCTGGTCGAGCCCGACGCCAAGGCGGCCAAGGCCATCAAGGCCAACATCACCTCGGTCGGCCTGCCCGGCGCCGAGTTCCGGTCGGGCAGGGCCGAGCAGATCGCGGCCGTTCCCGCGCACGGGGACGCGTACGACGTGGTCTTCCTGGACCCGCCCTACGAGGTGGCGCACGACGATCTTCGCGAGATCCTGCTCACACTCCGGTCCAATGGCTGGCTCACGGGCGATGCGCTCGTCACCGTGGAGCGCAGGACGAGGAGTGGCGCGTTCCCGTGGCCCGAGGGCTTCGAGGCGCTCCGGTCCAGGAAGTACGGCGAAGGCACCCTTTGGTACGGCCGAGCCGCCACCATCAGCGAAGAGTCATGAATCCCGTACCGGGGAGCGAGGGAATCAAGTTGCGCCGCGCCGTCTGTCCCGGGTCGTTCGACCCCATCACCAACGGACATCTCGACATCATCGGCCGGGCCTCCCGGCTCTACGACGTGGTCCACGTCGCCGTGATGATCAACCAGTCCAAGCAGGGACTCTTCACCGTCGAGGAGCGGATCGAGCTGATCCGCGAGGCGACCGCCGGCTACGGCAACATCGAGGTCGAGTCCTTCCACGGGCTCCTCGTCGACTTCTGCAAGCAGCGCGAGATCCCGGCCATCGTCAAGGGCCTGCGCGCGGTGAGCGACTTCGACTACGAGCTCCAGATGGCCCAGATGAACATGGGGCTCTCGGGCGTCGAGACGCTCTTCGTCCCGACCAACCCCACCTACAGCTTCCTGTCCTCCTCACTGGTCAAGGAAGTGGCGACCTGGGGCGGAGACGTGGCCCACCTGCTGCCCGCCCACGTGCACGCCGCCCTGATGGAGCGGCTGGCCAACCGCTGAGGTCCGGCCGCCGGAATCCCTGACGCCGCATCAGTCGGTGTCGGCTCCCGGTCCGGTGGCCTTAAAGTCTTCCCGTCCGTCTCGGGAACCGCCCGAGGCCGAGAGAGTGCGAGCCCCCATGGACGTGCAGAAGAAGCTCGACGAGATCGTCGCGGCCGTCGGCAGCGCCCGGTCCATGCCCATGTCGGCCTCGTGCGTGATCAACCGTGCGGAGCTGCTCGCCCTCCTCGAAGAGGTGCGGGGCGCCCTGCCGGGCTCGCTCGCCCAGGCGCAGGAGCTCATCGGCGGCCGGGAGCAGATGGTCGAGGAGGCCCGCCGGGAGGCGGACCGGATCATCGAGTCGGCGCACGCCCAGCGCGGTTCGCTGATCTCCGACACCGAGGTCGCCCGGCGCTCCCAGGACGAGGCGGACCGGATCCTGGCGGATGCCCGCCGGGAGGCCGAGGAGGTCCGGGCCGAGGCCGACGACTACGTCGACAGCAAGCTCGCCAACTTCGAGGTCGTCCTGACCAAGACCATCGGCTCGGTGGACCGGGGCCGCGAGAAGCTCCTGGGCCGGGGGGCCGGGCTCGACGAGCAGGGCTACCCCGACGCCGAGGCGCCCGAGCGCAGCCACGACCCCGAGACGCAGCGGCAGCAGGCGGACGCGTACGTGGACACCAAGCTGGCCACCTTCGAGGCGGTGCTCTCCAAGACCCTGGAGGCCGTCGGCCGGGGCCGCCAGAAGCTCCTCGGCCGGGTGGGCACGGACGACCTCGGCGCGCACATGGCCGCCCAGGACGCGGCGGGGCTCCAGCAGTCCCGCTCGGCGAGCGACGCCGACTTCCTGGCCGGGCT contains these protein-coding regions:
- a CDS encoding DAK2 domain-containing protein gives rise to the protein MAHEPQPHPLDEPAEAAERDALDAEAVRTWSALALAALGRAREDIDAINVYPVADADTGTNLYLTAESADRELADVFAGVTDGTAGTSLPEAVRAFAHGALIGARGNSGTILAQLLRGVADVLADEPAGRGPARLLAQALTRAAEEAYQAVAHPVEGTMLTVATAAAKAAAVAEAAAGSAADVAAAAYDGARAALAETPGQLAALGRAGVVDAGGCGLVAVLGALWQALSGQEPADEPVRGRAVPVPRPPEPCAEDLGGPAYEVLYLLEAAEARVAELRTRLDGLGDSLVVVGGDGLWNVHVHVDDPGAAVEAGVVAGRPYRIRITHFGDERRRTRGERAQRAVVAVVQGEGLAGLCGEAGATTVLARPDGPPAVAELVAAVRRAHAREIVLLPNSAELRAVAAAAAEQARADGVRVAVIPTRSEVQGLAALAVHDPEGTFDEDVVAMTAAAGATRYGELAVAERQSFTSAGICQAGDVLGLIDGDVAVIGPDLPETAEAVLARMLGSGGELVTLVLGPEVPDTLAARLEAYVQQSHLAVDTVTYRGGRGSAPLLIGVE
- a CDS encoding helicase-related protein; its protein translation is MEHVPALDEDLKKTLGPATAKVLAEQLGLHTALDLLHHYPRRYAERGELTSLAELADQIDEHVTVVAQVADARLLTYQGSRGGGKRLEVTITDGSGRLQLVFFGSGVHKPHKELLPGSRAMFAGKVGMFNRKLQLSHPAYEPLGAEAGETDAAAAFANQLIPIYPACKQMESWKIAKCVDAVLPSVQEAVDPLPPVLREGRGLVPLTEALLKIHRPATKADIEDARARLKWDEAFVLQVALARRRHADSQLPAVPRRPTPGGLLDSFDAKLPFTLTEGQETVSKEIFDDLATDHPMHRLLQGEVGSGKAQPLDAQVLTPMGFRPMGDIEVGDEVVVPTGEIAVVGGVFPQGEREVWRVMLSDGSAVECDDEHLWIVGTSCGWHRGQEPKVMTTREIRSDLHKANGSSKWYLPVAVPVDLASGHGQPLDPYLMGVLIGDGSFRHNLRLSTADAEILAAVEAEVAPDCEMAPVPGSRFDYTIRMSGPRGGTRRNPVIQAVRDLGLWGATSHDKFVPDVYKNAPVKDRLAVLQGLMDTDGTLQANGMSISFCSVSLRLAQDVAWLVRSLGGRARVLPTKSAFNVSVALPEEFEPFRLSRKSARMRPRPKYNTFRRGIRAVEHVGAKPVQCISIEHPSHAYVTDNFTVTHNTMVALRAMLAVVDSGGQAAMLAPTEVLAQQHHRSITEMMGELAEGGMLGGFDQGTKVVLLTGSMGVPARRRALLDLVTGEAGIVIGTHALIEDKVKFHDLGLVVVDEQHRFGVEQRDALRSKGKQPPHLLVMTATPIPRTVAMTVFGDLETSVLDQLPAGRSPIATHVVPAKDKPHFLARAWERVREEVENGHQAYVVCPRIGDSDDPEENGGKAVKAAAKKKAAAEKAAAAEDADKRPPLAVLEIAEQLAKGPLAGLAVEVLHGRMDPADKDAVMRRFTAGEVKVLVATTVIEVGVNVPNSTVMVIMDADRFGVSQLHQLRGRVGRGSAPGLCLLVSEMHEASPARARLAAVAATLDGFELSRIDLEQRREGDVLGQAQSGVRSSLRMLAVIEDEEVITQAREEATRVVAADPELAGLPGLKTALDALLDTEREQYLEKG
- the rsmD gene encoding 16S rRNA (guanine(966)-N(2))-methyltransferase RsmD codes for the protein MTRVIAGSAGGRRLVVPPGTGTRPTSDRMREGLFSTWESLHGIEGARVLDLYAGSGAVGLEALSRGAGHALLVEPDAKAAKAIKANITSVGLPGAEFRSGRAEQIAAVPAHGDAYDVVFLDPPYEVAHDDLREILLTLRSNGWLTGDALVTVERRTRSGAFPWPEGFEALRSRKYGEGTLWYGRAATISEES
- the coaD gene encoding pantetheine-phosphate adenylyltransferase, which translates into the protein MRRAVCPGSFDPITNGHLDIIGRASRLYDVVHVAVMINQSKQGLFTVEERIELIREATAGYGNIEVESFHGLLVDFCKQREIPAIVKGLRAVSDFDYELQMAQMNMGLSGVETLFVPTNPTYSFLSSSLVKEVATWGGDVAHLLPAHVHAALMERLANR
- a CDS encoding cell division initiation protein, producing MDVQKKLDEIVAAVGSARSMPMSASCVINRAELLALLEEVRGALPGSLAQAQELIGGREQMVEEARREADRIIESAHAQRGSLISDTEVARRSQDEADRILADARREAEEVRAEADDYVDSKLANFEVVLTKTIGSVDRGREKLLGRGAGLDEQGYPDAEAPERSHDPETQRQQADAYVDTKLATFEAVLSKTLEAVGRGRQKLLGRVGTDDLGAHMAAQDAAGLQQSRSASDADFLAGLAEPEAPLIPAQMQAQPEPAYDTYAYQQPVQQDAAYGYQDPYSGYQQVQQQPDPYAVSYEQQQPDPYAGYQQQPQQQHQGAQDQQAALDETSFFDTSMINLDQLRQYEQGR